The genomic region AAGAAACGAACGAATCGAAACCGCAGTGGACGCGATGCGGCCGTATTGAAACCTACCGCATCGAGCCCGAGGCGATCGAGTACGGGGAAAACTTCATCGTTCACCGGGAAGGCCCGGAGGCGACCCCGTATCTGCCGAACGCCATCTTCACGACCAACCCGTACGTCCGACCGGACGACTACGGCATTCCGATCACGGCGCAGCACCATGACGACAAGACGGTGCGCAACATCAAGCTGCCGTGGGCGGAAATCAAGCGGCACGCCAACCCGTTGTGGGAGAAGGGCTACCAGTTCTACTGCGTGACGCCCAAGACCCGGCACCGGGTGCACAGCCAGTGGTCGGTGAACGACTGGGTGCAGATTTACGAGTCGAACTTCGGCGATCCGTACCGCATGGACAAACGGACGCCGGGCGTCGGCGAGCACCAGTTGCACATCAACCCGCAGGCGGCCAAAGACCGCGGCATCAACGACGGCGACTACGTCTATGTGGACGGCAACCCGGTGGACCGGCCCTATCGTGGCTGGAAGCCCTCGGATCCGTTCTACAAGGTGGCCCGTCTGATGATCCGGGCGAAGTACAACCCCGCCTATCCGTACCACGTGACGATGGCGAAGCACGCCCCGTACGTGTCGACGGCGAAGTCGGTGAAGGGCCACGAGACCCGGCCGGACGGCCGAGCCATCGCGGTGGACACCGGCTATCAGTCCAACTTCCGGTACGGGGCCCAACAGTCCTTTACCCGGTCGTGGCTGATGCCGATGCACCAGACCGACTCGCTCCCGGGCAAACACGCCAACGGGTTGAAATGGAAGTGGGGGTTCGAAATCGACCACCACGCGGTCAACACGGTGCCGAAGGAATGCTTGATCCGCATCACCAAGGCGGAAGACGGCGGCATCGGAGCGCGCGGCCCGTGGGAACCGGTGCGCACCGGCTTTACCCCGGGACAGGAGAACGAGTTCATGATCAAGTGGCTCAAAGGTGAGCACATCAAGATCAAGGTGTAGGAGTTCGGTGCTGAGAGCCGCGTCCTGAGCTTACCTCAGGACGCGGCTCCCGGACACTCGGCACTCAGGACTTAGAACTCAGCACTGAGACAACATGATGCATGACGCACACAACCATTTGATCATGAGAAGGAGGATTCACAATGCCAGAAGTCTATAACTGGCAACTGGGACGGAAGATGCTGTATCCGTATGAGGAGCGGCATCCGAAGTGGCAGTTTGCCTTTGTGTTCAATATCAACCGGTGTTTGGCGTGTCAGACGTGTTCGATGGCGGACAAGTCGACCTGGCTGTTTTCGAAGGGCCAGGAATACATGTGGTGGAACAACGTGGAGACGAAGCCGTACGGCGGGTATCCCCAGTTCTACGACGTGAAGATCACGCAGTTGATCGAGCAAGTGAACCCGGGGGGGCAGGTGTGGAACGTGCGGGTGGGCCGCAAGCACCATGCGCCCTACGGGGTGTTCGAAGGGATGACCATTTTCGACGCGGGGGCCAAGGTGGGCCAGGCGGCGATCGGGTACATTCCGACGGACCAGGAATGGCGCTTCGTGAACATCTACGAGGACACGGCCACGTCGATGCGCTCCTTGGTGGAGGGGATCGATCGGTCGGGGTTCTCGCGCGATGAACCGTGGCGGCTGTCCGGCAGCTCGCTGCCGGAGCATGAGACGTTCTTCTTCTACCTGCAACGGATCTGCAACCACTGCACGTATCCGGGCTGTTTGGCCGCCTGCCCGCGCAAGGCGATCTATAAACGGCCGGAAGACGGCATTGTGTTGATCGACCAGAACCGCTGCCGCGGGTACAAGAAGTGCGTGGAGCAGTGCCCGTTCAAGAAGCCGATGTACCGGGGGACGACCCGGGTGTCGGAGAAGTGCATTGCGTGCTATCCGCGGATCGAGGGGAAGGATCCGCTGACGGGCGGCGAGCCGATGGAAACGCGCTGTATGGCGGCGTGCGTGGGGAAGATCCGCATGCAGAGCCTGGTGCGCATCGGCGAGGACGGCCTGTGGGCGGAGGACCGGTGGCACCCCCTGTACTACACCATTCGGGTGGAGCAGGTGGCGTTGCCTCTGTATCCGCAGTGGGGCACGGAGCCCAATGGCTATTACATTCCGCCGCGGCACAGCCCGCGGGGCTATGCCCGGCAGATGTTCGGTCCGGGCGTGGACAATGCCATTGAGAAGTATCTGGTGCCGAGCCGGGAGTTGTTGGCGGTGCTGCAGCTGTGGCGCGCCAGTCAGCAGATCGTCTTCCGGTATGACGTCATTCCGGGCCCGAAGGTGTTTGAGACCCAGATTCACGGGAAGCGGTTCGAGATGTACAACGATACCGTGCTGGGCTTCAACAAGTCGGGGAAGGAAGTGGCGCGCATTCAGGTCGAAGAGCCGATCTACATCAGACCCGCGGAACGGGTGAACTGGCTGTAGGCCGGCCCGGCGAGCCCGCGGCCTCGGGGCCGCGGGCGGTCGAGCGCGGAAGGGCAGAGTATTGATTCAATACTCTGCCCTTCGTGTATCTGCTGATCGTCAAAAAGAGCCGGAACACCGGCT from Nitrospira japonica harbors:
- a CDS encoding 4Fe-4S dicluster domain-containing protein translates to MPEVYNWQLGRKMLYPYEERHPKWQFAFVFNINRCLACQTCSMADKSTWLFSKGQEYMWWNNVETKPYGGYPQFYDVKITQLIEQVNPGGQVWNVRVGRKHHAPYGVFEGMTIFDAGAKVGQAAIGYIPTDQEWRFVNIYEDTATSMRSLVEGIDRSGFSRDEPWRLSGSSLPEHETFFFYLQRICNHCTYPGCLAACPRKAIYKRPEDGIVLIDQNRCRGYKKCVEQCPFKKPMYRGTTRVSEKCIACYPRIEGKDPLTGGEPMETRCMAACVGKIRMQSLVRIGEDGLWAEDRWHPLYYTIRVEQVALPLYPQWGTEPNGYYIPPRHSPRGYARQMFGPGVDNAIEKYLVPSRELLAVLQLWRASQQIVFRYDVIPGPKVFETQIHGKRFEMYNDTVLGFNKSGKEVARIQVEEPIYIRPAERVNWL